One genomic segment of Pseudomonadota bacterium includes these proteins:
- the sufC gene encoding Fe-S cluster assembly ATPase SufC, with protein MLKISNLSAKVGGKNVLQGVSLELKAGEVHAIMGPNGSGKSTLSYVLAGRPGYEITGGSVEFQGRDITTMEPEERARAGLFLGFQYPVEIPGVNNVYLLKAAVNAKRRAEGKPEVDAYEFLQLVRGKMKVMQMDESFLSRGVNEGFSGGEKKRNEILQMLVLEPALAVLDETDSGLDIDALKVVARGVNSLRSPERGVLLITHYQRLLDHIVPDYVHVLARGKIARSGDKTLAQELEKRGYDWVLEVA; from the coding sequence TTGCTGAAGATTTCGAATCTGTCCGCCAAGGTCGGCGGCAAGAACGTGTTGCAGGGAGTGTCGCTCGAGCTCAAGGCCGGCGAAGTACACGCCATCATGGGGCCCAACGGATCGGGCAAGAGCACCTTGTCGTACGTGCTGGCCGGCCGCCCGGGATACGAGATCACCGGCGGCAGCGTGGAATTCCAGGGTCGCGACATCACGACGATGGAGCCGGAGGAGCGCGCCCGCGCCGGCCTGTTCCTCGGCTTCCAGTACCCGGTCGAAATTCCCGGCGTCAACAACGTCTATCTGCTGAAGGCCGCGGTGAACGCCAAGCGCCGGGCCGAAGGGAAACCCGAGGTCGATGCCTACGAGTTCCTGCAGCTGGTGCGCGGCAAGATGAAAGTCATGCAGATGGACGAGAGCTTCCTGTCGCGCGGCGTCAACGAAGGCTTCTCGGGCGGCGAGAAGAAACGCAACGAGATCCTGCAGATGCTGGTGCTCGAACCGGCGCTGGCGGTGCTCGACGAAACCGATTCCGGCCTCGACATCGATGCGCTCAAAGTCGTGGCGCGCGGCGTCAACAGCCTGCGCTCGCCCGAGCGTGGCGTGCTGCTCATCACCCATTACCAGCGGCTGCTCGATCACATCGTGCCCGACTACGTGCACGTGCTGGCGCGCGGCAAGATCGCGCGCTCGGGCGACAAGACACTGGCGCAGGAGCTAGAGAAGCGCGGCTACGACTGGGTGCTCGAGGTCGCGTGA